A single genomic interval of Kiloniellales bacterium harbors:
- the rpmF gene encoding 50S ribosomal protein L32: MAVPKKKVSKSRRNQRRAHDALPSANYAECPNCGELKRPHHVCAACGYYDGREVVEADVA; the protein is encoded by the coding sequence ATGGCTGTACCCAAGAAGAAGGTTTCGAAGTCGCGACGCAACCAGCGACGGGCGCACGACGCACTGCCGTCGGCGAACTACGCCGAGTGTCCGAACTGCGGCGAATTGAAGCGCCCTCATCATGTTTGTGCCGCTTGCGGCTATTATGATGGTCGCGAGGTGGTCGAGGCGGACGTCGCTTGA
- a CDS encoding DUF177 domain-containing protein gives MAVQVPAQNEFSRRIKIVDLGDETTEEIEATGPERALLARRLGLIALDELSARVDLRRLPHDGSFRVSGTLSATVRQACVVTLEPVLSTVEHKFSQLFGAAPAGRPVAEELIDLDAEDPPEPIVDGAVDIGELVTEHLALALEPYPRREGARMKVGEWSGEETSRSPFAVLKSLKGSS, from the coding sequence ATGGCCGTTCAGGTCCCGGCGCAGAATGAGTTTTCGCGTCGTATCAAGATTGTTGACCTGGGTGACGAGACCACCGAGGAGATCGAGGCGACAGGGCCAGAACGGGCTCTTCTGGCACGGCGGCTCGGCCTGATCGCGCTGGACGAGCTCTCCGCCCGGGTGGATCTGCGCCGTCTCCCGCACGACGGCTCGTTTCGGGTCAGTGGGACGCTCTCGGCGACCGTTCGGCAGGCGTGCGTTGTCACGCTCGAGCCGGTGCTCAGCACCGTCGAGCATAAGTTCTCGCAGCTCTTCGGAGCGGCGCCCGCCGGGCGGCCGGTCGCGGAAGAGCTGATCGATCTCGATGCCGAGGATCCGCCGGAGCCGATTGTCGACGGCGCTGTGGATATCGGCGAGCTGGTGACGGAACACCTGGCCTTGGCGCTGGAGCCCTATCCCCGGCGCGAAGGCGCCAGGATGAAGGTTGGGGAGTGGAGCGGCGAGGAGACCAGCAGGTCGCCCTTCGCCGTACTGAAGAGTTTGAAGGGAAGCAGCTAG